The Saprospiraceae bacterium genome contains the following window.
GGGAAGCTTAAGCATTGCGCGTTTGTCAGGTGCATTAGGAACTCAATTAAAATGGCCTGATGATAACTTTGGTACTTCCGGTGCCATTAACTTAGAACGTATCAGATTAAATCAATACGTAGGATTTAATGTTGGAACACCCGCAATTGCAGTTGATAATGGGGATTTTTATAATATTTCATTTAAACAAACTTTGGTTCGCTCCACAGTTTCTGAACCCCTCTTTCCAAGATCTGGTTCTCGTATTTCAGTTTCTTTACAATTAACACCTCCTTATTCTCTATTCCGATCCAACTGGAATCCAGATAGCATCAGTGTCAATAAAAGATATCAGTGGGTAGAATATCATAAATGGCGTATGGATGGAGAATGGTATGTCAATTTGGCAAATAAATTAGTCCTGGCTTTTAATGCAAAAATCGGTATCCTAGGATACTATGATAAAAAACTTAAAGCACCTCCATTCGAACGATTTGTACTGGGTGGCGATGGACTTAACAATCAATCTTTTACAGTAACCGGAAGAGATATCTTTTCATTAAGAGGCTACGAAGTTGAAGATGTCAAAGCAAAAACAGTCGATGAACGCAGAACCATTCGTACCGATGCTGAAGATGCTACCATCTTTAATAAATTTACAATGGAGTTAAGGTATCCTTTGTCCCTGAATCCAAGTGCCACAATTTTTGGTTCTATTTGGGCACAAGGTGGCAATTCCTGGAATTCGTTTAAAGAATACAATCCGCTCTCATTAAAACGATCAATAGGATTTGGCGTGCGTGTATTCCTTCCTATGTTCGGATTGTTGGGATTTGATTACGGAATTGGTTTTGACAAACCCTGGTTGGATCCAAAATCTACATCCTTAAAGGATTATGCAAAATTTAGTCTGATTCTGGGCTTTGAGCCAGAATAGACTAATAGCCATTTATAATTCTCCGCAGTCCTGTTTTTAATAGGACTTCATTGAAATTAATAAGTAAACCCAATTTAAATTGACCTAATTTTAAATAGGTCATAAATGTAAAAAATGAATAAGAGCTAATTGTTCAATGCTTTTAATTTCAATTATTATTTCATTCTCCACCAAAAGATCAATTCTTGAACCGTGTTCCTACTCAGTGATCTTGTCGTGAAATATCTTGGTTGATAGTTGTTGGTTGATAGTTGATAGAAAGAGCACATGCATTTCTTAGCGTCTCTGCGTGAAATTTCTTTAACGCAAAGTCCACAAAGAAAATACACACGAAGAAATACAGAGTTAATTTCCTCTGCGTTTAAGTATTTGAATCCTTGTAAATAAAACTAATTTACTTAACTATAATTAAACGTTGTACATCTCGTTGATTGTTTCGTCTTGCCTCAATAAAATACATACCAGAAGAAACTCCTAAAATATCTAAGTCTATATCCATGAATCCATCTATCAACATCGTTTCAACTTTGTAAATAGTTTGTCCCATCATATCCTGAATACTAAATTGAGTTTCATTTATATTCAAGTCCGTCAAATAAATTCGAATATAATTGGATGCAGGATTTGGAACAATTCTAAATAAATGTTCCTTCGAAAATTGATCATCTGATGTAATGCACTTCCATCGATTTACAAATCCTTCACCTGCAGAATATAAATCACAAGTTAAGGCACCGCAAGAATCATAAGTTGCTAATGCCCAGGCAACTTTATTGAAATGATTTGTAGAAAACCAATTCTGCCCATCCCATTCAGCTACCCCAGTTGCAAGAGTACTTCCAATTTTACTAAATTCCCCGGCAGCATACAATTTATTATTATACCGAATAAAATCTCTAACAGCTTCAAGGGTATCAGGAACATCTCCTCCTGCCATGGACGACCAATTGGTCCCATTCCATTTTGAAATGCTTTGAGTCAACGGAAGATTCGCTGCATTGCGGTAATGTCCACCTACTATCAAATTTCCATTGTATTCATACTGTGCAGCCACACCATTGTAAGGAAGGTTATTAAATAAATTGATGCCTCCAGCATTGGTTATCCAATTAGAGCCATTCCACCTGGTTGAATTTAATCCGGGTGAATTAAAAGTTCCGGCAGCATACAATTGATTATTGTATTGTCTTAATGTATAAATGGGACCATTAAACAATTGATTGATTGAATTAAAATTATTATTCCAACTAATACCATTCCATTGTGCAATATTATTTGTTGCCAAGGCAGATGTTTGGCCTGCATTCTGAAATTGGCCACCAACAACTAAACCGGCTGGGGTACTTTCCAGTGCTGCCACAAATGCTAAACCGGAACCTGTGAGTCCATTGTCTAAAGATGCCCAATTGCTACCATTCCAACTGGCAATATTATTTACATTACTTACCGATCCTGCTGTTGAAAATTTTCCCCCAACGTAAAGCAATCCGTTATGAACTGCCAATGCGCGCACTTCGCCATTGAGTCCTTGAGAAAGTGGAATCCAATTCGATCCATCCCATGCAGCTATATTATTTGCTGCTACATTTCCAACTTGCGCAAATTGCCCTGCTACAATCAACTTACATTGATATACCACCATATCATATACGAAACTGACACCACTGGCAATATTCTGCCAATTTCTAGTACCAGATGCGCAAACGGACTGATCACAAAAACTATCCAAAACTGTCGGACAATCAAAATTATAATTAAATACACAGCTATCTCTTTTCCCGTTATTAGTAAAATAGTACTTCACCTTAACAGTATACACACTTGCTCCACTAACACAAAATGTTGCTGGATAAATCGTGCCCGAAGGAATAAATCCACCAGTAGGATTTATTAAAAAACTTGTATTCGTCGAATTTGAAATGGACCATCCATTTCCCGATTGAACATTTGCAAATGTTCCTGAACTTAACTGCACTTGCATCTGTGTAAAACAAGCAGCATAAGGAACGTGTCCTTCAATATCATAACAACATAAACCAGGAAGAACTGAACTTTGGTTTACAAAATTAGTTAAAGAATCACATTTACATGGGTCTGGTACTTTTGGACAATCAAACATAAAAACCCTGCTGCATGTATCCAATGCTCCATTATTATTATAATAATAAACCAATTGAATGGAATACAGACTGGATCCGGTTACGCAAAAATCCACTGGGTGTATAGTCCCTGGAGGTAAAAATCCACTGTTTGATAGAATCGTAATTTTTTGAGCACTATTGGAATTTGCAGTGTAGCCTGTATTGGCTTGAATATTTGTAAAACTTCCCGAACTCAAATTCAATTCAATCTTTGTAAAACAATTTGAAGTTGGAATTTTAGCTGTCAAGCCATAACAGCATATCCCCGGATTAACACTGTTTTGTTGGATATTGGTTTGAAGTGAATCGCAATTACAAAGTGAAGGTAATTTAGGGCAATCTAAAATATAATTATAACTACAGGTATCTGAAATTCCACTATTAGTATATAAATAATGTACTGTTACTGTATAATTGCTTGCACCATTTACACAAAATGAACCTGGTGTTATAAATCCAGCTGGAATAAATCCGGAATTTGGAATTAAACTAAAACTCTGATTCGTATTCGTAAAGAAATTCCATCCGGCATTCGCTTGCACATTGCTAAATGTACCCGCATCAACTGTTATTAGGATTTTAGAAAAACAATTTCCAGGAGCAACATTCGCCTGAATTTTATAACAACATTTTCCAGGAACCGTGCTAACGGGTACTACAAAATTCTTTAACGAATCACAATTGCATGCTGGTGGGGGTGGCGGACAATCTCTTACAAATTGTTTTGAACACCGAGGTAATACTATACCCGTATTATCATAAAATTCTACTTTTACTGTAAATGGATTTACGGCTCCGCTTACACAAAATGATCCCGGATTAATGGGTCCACTCGGAACAAAACTTCCCTGTGGTAAAAAACAAATTCCCTGCGGGCTTGAGCTGGCTATCCATCCTGGACTAGGGGCAATATTGGTCAGTTGCCCAGAGGAAACAGAAACGCAAATTTTAGAAAAACACTTATTTAATTTACTGTTAGCATGTAAATCAAAACAACAATCCACCTGTGATCCTAGTGTAAGCAATTGCGCTGTGGTTGAATCGCAACAATCAGGCGGTGGATTTTGTCCGGGACAATCAAATGTAAAATGATAACTACAGGTATCGGTGCCTTTAGGGCTCGTATAAAAATATAAAACCGTAACGGTTATTGGATTAAATGCACCTTCAACACAAAACCATGCGGGCACTATTTTACCAATTGGAATAAATCCTGAAATGTGCGTTACCGTAAAATCTTGTGCTCCTCCGGAACCCAAAATAAAGCCTTGTAAATTATTGGCCTGCACATTTGTAAACATTCCTGAATTGAGTTTCACCTGAATCTTTGTAAAACAATTAGGAACTGGGTTATCTGTGTGAATCGTATAACAACAAAATTCCGGCAAGGTATGCTGCTTTTCAAGATAGGTTTGAAAACTTGAATCACATTTTTTTATGAAAGGGGGTAGCTGACAATCGAATACATAATGAAACTCACAGGTATCCTGAAATCCATTTCGTGTATAAAAATAAAATACAGAAACTGTATAACTTGAAGCCCCACTAACACAAAACGAACCTGCATTAAAATTTCCCGGAGGAATAAAGCCACCTGTATGCGTAAATGTTATGTATTTAAAATTATTTTGATTAACGATCCAACCCTGATTGGTATTTGCTTGTACATTGTAAAATGTTCCTGCACTCAAACTGATTTGCATGCTATTAAAACAATCCAAAGATGCAATGTCCCCACGTACCTCATAGCAACAACCGATTGGTGAAGCAGAGGTTATCGGTCTGATTTCATTTTTAACAAACGAATCACAGGCACAGGGTTTATTAATTACACAAATGGTATCACTGCAGGTGCTGATACAAGATCCTTCTATAACCGTTAGATTAATTGGATAGCATCCGGGTTTGCTGTATTTTATCCACAAACTGTCCACACCAAAAAACCGTTGACCAATTAAATTGTCAATGTTTAAAACCCAGTTAAAAATCGTATTGGGTCCACCATTTCCGGTATAATAAATCAAAGCAGTATCTCCAACGCAAATGGTATCAGGAAAATCAAACGAACAAGTTAAATCACATTTAAAATTTACACAAATGGTATCCTTGCATTGACCATTATTTAGAATGACACAATAACACCCATCCTGAGGTGGATAAAAGCATTGTTGAGTTGATAATACCAAGGGAGAATTACATGCATACCATGCGTACATTAAATTATCCGGACTTGCACACAGTGCATTGTTTGTTTGGTTTACCACCCCGGTTA
Protein-coding sequences here:
- a CDS encoding T9SS type A sorting domain-containing protein; its protein translation is MRNVFLKRLLVLFIANCSLSIFTNLHSQIQCIEVVPSVCLNECYAVNYIGTGTSNASYSWTISCGTITNPNLQNPHMACFTTAGLCMIQVIWQEPGMAPETCSVNAEVFPLPQGLLSLTMDTICEGECTNLNVVLSGTPPFSFQIRENNQITSHNSSSTNYSYRVCPTVKTTYNLVNITDQNCSNTSQPAPVHLAVLPALTGVVNQTNNALCASPDNLMYAWYACNSPLVLSTQQCFYPPQDGCYCVILNNGQCKDTICVNFKCDLTCSFDFPDTICVGDTALIYYTGNGGPNTIFNWVLNIDNLIGQRFFGVDSLWIKYSKPGCYPINLTVIEGSCISTCSDTICVINKPCACDSFVKNEIRPITSASPIGCCYEVRGDIASLDCFNSMQISLSAGTFYNVQANTNQGWIVNQNNFKYITFTHTGGFIPPGNFNAGSFCVSGASSYTVSVFYFYTRNGFQDTCEFHYVFDCQLPPFIKKCDSSFQTYLEKQHTLPEFCCYTIHTDNPVPNCFTKIQVKLNSGMFTNVQANNLQGFILGSGGAQDFTVTHISGFIPIGKIVPAWFCVEGAFNPITVTVLYFYTSPKGTDTCSYHFTFDCPGQNPPPDCCDSTTAQLLTLGSQVDCCFDLHANSKLNKCFSKICVSVSSGQLTNIAPSPGWIASSSPQGICFLPQGSFVPSGPINPGSFCVSGAVNPFTVKVEFYDNTGIVLPRCSKQFVRDCPPPPPACNCDSLKNFVVPVSTVPGKCCYKIQANVAPGNCFSKILITVDAGTFSNVQANAGWNFFTNTNQSFSLIPNSGFIPAGFITPGSFCVNGASNYTVTVHYLYTNSGISDTCSYNYILDCPKLPSLCNCDSLQTNIQQNSVNPGICCYGLTAKIPTSNCFTKIELNLSSGSFTNIQANTGYTANSNSAQKITILSNSGFLPPGTIHPVDFCVTGSSLYSIQLVYYYNNNGALDTCSRVFMFDCPKVPDPCKCDSLTNFVNQSSVLPGLCCYDIEGHVPYAACFTQMQVQLSSGTFANVQSGNGWSISNSTNTSFLINPTGGFIPSGTIYPATFCVSGASVYTVKVKYYFTNNGKRDSCVFNYNFDCPTVLDSFCDQSVCASGTRNWQNIASGVSFVYDMVVYQCKLIVAGQFAQVGNVAANNIAAWDGSNWIPLSQGLNGEVRALAVHNGLLYVGGKFSTAGSVSNVNNIASWNGSNWASLDNGLTGSGLAFVAALESTPAGLVVGGQFQNAGQTSALATNNIAQWNGISWNNNFNSINQLFNGPIYTLRQYNNQLYAAGTFNSPGLNSTRWNGSNWITNAGGINLFNNLPYNGVAAQYEYNGNLIVGGHYRNAANLPLTQSISKWNGTNWSSMAGGDVPDTLEAVRDFIRYNNKLYAAGEFSKIGSTLATGVAEWDGQNWFSTNHFNKVAWALATYDSCGALTCDLYSAGEGFVNRWKCITSDDQFSKEHLFRIVPNPASNYIRIYLTDLNINETQFSIQDMMGQTIYKVETMLIDGFMDIDLDILGVSSGMYFIEARRNNQRDVQRLIIVK